From Salarias fasciatus chromosome 5, fSalaFa1.1, whole genome shotgun sequence, a single genomic window includes:
- the LOC115388044 gene encoding LOW QUALITY PROTEIN: DNA damage-regulated autophagy modulator protein 2-like (The sequence of the model RefSeq protein was modified relative to this genomic sequence to represent the inferred CDS: deleted 1 base in 1 codon): protein MWWFQEGLCILPAALVIWTAASFVFAYITAVVLKHVDPLVPYISDTGTVAPERCVFGIMLDISAFLGIATVYVRYKQVEALTDEEEPKVHRLNGLGLVLGFISSFGMCVVANFQKTTLFSMHLVGAVLTFGVGALYILVQTGLSVLMQPHIHSRTIYLVRLGIGLWTLTSIVSMFISSVIMYSSLVGVDVVNKLHWTPGETGYTPHIISTVSEWSLAFSFISFFLTYIRDFQKITLRAEADLQSSHLYDWPHHGVVSSRPKREVSESSPLLAGAT, encoded by the exons ATGTGGTGGTTCCAGGAGGGCCTCTGCATCCTGCCGGCAGCCCTGGTGATCTGGACGGCGGCGTCCTTCGTCTTCGCGTACATCACGGCGGTGGTGCTGAAGCATGTGGACCCTCTGGTGCCGTACATCAG TGACACGGGGACGGTGGCACCTGAGAGATGTGTGTTTGGCATCATGTTGGACATCTCAGCCTTTTTag GCATAGCCACAGTCTACGTGCGCTACAAGCAGGTGGAGGCTCTGACCGATGAGGAGGAGCCTAAAGTCCACAGATTGAACGGCTTGGGGCTCGTGTTGGGCTTCATCAGCTCCTTCGGGATGTGCGTGGTTGCCAATTTCCAG AAGACCACCCTGTTCTCCATGCACCTGGTGGGCGCCGTGCTGACCTTCGGGGTCGGAGCTCTCTACATCCTGGTCCAGACGGGGCTGTCGGTCCTCATGCAGCCCCACATCCACAGCAGGACCATCTACCTGGTGCGTCTGGGCATCGGACTGTGGACCCTGACCAGCATCGTCAGCA TGTTCATATCCTCCGTCATCATGTACAGCAGCCTGGTCGGAGTGGACGTCGTTAACAAGCTCCACTGGACTCCCGGAGAGACG GGTTATACGCCTcacatcatcagcaccgtgtcTGAATGGTCGCTGGCTTTCTCCTTCATCAGCTTCTTCCTCACCTACATCAGGGATTTCCAG AAAATAACCCTGCGAGCAGAAGCAGACCTGCAGAGCAGCCACCTGTACGACTGGCCACACCACGGCGTCGTCTCGTCACGC CCCAAGCGGGAGGTCTCCGAGTCGTCCCCGCTGCTGGCCGGAGCCACATGA